The genomic interval CGCGCTCGAGGCGCTCCTGGATGATTTCGAGATGCAAGAGACCGAGGAAGCCGCAGCGGAAGCCGAAGCCGAGCGCGGCAGAGGATTCCATTTCGAAGGAGAAGGAGGCGTCGTTGAGGCGAAGCTTGCCCATGGCGGCGCGCAGATCTTCGAAATCGGCGGCATCGACTGGAAACAGGCCGCAGAAGACGACCGGTTGCGCCGGCTTGAAGCCCGGCAGGGCTTGCGCGGTCGGGCGCTTGTCCTCGGTGATCGTATCGCCGACGCGCGTATCGGCCACTTCCTTGATCGAGGCGGTGATGAAGCCGATCTCGCCGGGGCCGAGGCTGTCGACATTGACCATCTTCGGCGTCAGCACGCCGACGCGCTCCACCTGGTATCTGGCGTCGGTGCCCATCATGCGGATCGTCTGGCCCTTGGTCAGCACGCCGTCGATGATGCGCACGAGAACCATGACGCCGAGATAGGTGTCGTACCAGCTGTCGACGAGCAGCGCCTTCAGCGGCGCCTTTTCACCGCCGGGGCTCTTCGGCGCCGGCAGCTTGTGGACGATCGCTTCCAGCACGTCGGGAATGCCGAGGCCGGTTTTGGCCGAGATCAGCACGGCCTCGGAAGCGTCGATGCCGATCACTTCCTCGATCTGTTCCTTGATACGGTCGGGTTCGGCCGCCGGCAGGTCGATCTTGTTGAGCACGGTGACGAGCTCGTGGTCGTTGTCGATCGCCTGGTAGACGTTGGCGAGCGTCTGCGCTTCCACGCCCTGGGAGGCGTCAACGACCAGCAGCGAACCTTCGCAGGCCGACAGCGACCGCGAAACTTCATAGGCGAAGTCGACGTGTCCGGGCGTGTCGATCAGGTTGAGAACATATTTCTCGCCGTTATTTGCCTGGTAGTGCAGGCGCACGGTCTGGGCCTTGATGGTGATCCCACGTTCGCGCTCGATTTCCATATTGTCGAGCACCTGCTCGGACATTTCGCGCTCG from Rhizobium lentis carries:
- the lepA gene encoding translation elongation factor 4, producing MARMSTNSTTPLSHIRNFSIVAHIDHGKSTLADRLIQTTGGLAEREMSEQVLDNMEIERERGITIKAQTVRLHYQANNGEKYVLNLIDTPGHVDFAYEVSRSLSACEGSLLVVDASQGVEAQTLANVYQAIDNDHELVTVLNKIDLPAAEPDRIKEQIEEVIGIDASEAVLISAKTGLGIPDVLEAIVHKLPAPKSPGGEKAPLKALLVDSWYDTYLGVMVLVRIIDGVLTKGQTIRMMGTDARYQVERVGVLTPKMVNVDSLGPGEIGFITASIKEVADTRVGDTITEDKRPTAQALPGFKPAQPVVFCGLFPVDAADFEDLRAAMGKLRLNDASFSFEMESSAALGFGFRCGFLGLLHLEIIQERLEREFDLDLIATAPSVVYQLTMTDGSERELHNPADMPDVVKIAEIREPWIKATIMTPDDYLGGILKLCQDRRGIQTELTYVGTRAMVTYELPLNEVVFDFYDRLKSISKGYASFDYHMEGYREGNLVKMSILVNGEPVDALSMLVHRTAAEKRGRDMCERLKELIPKHMFKIPIQAAIGGNVIARETISALRKDVTAKCYGGDATRKRKLLDKQKEGKKRMRQFGKVEIPQEAFIAALKMGDE